The following coding sequences lie in one Montipora foliosa isolate CH-2021 chromosome 11, ASM3666993v2, whole genome shotgun sequence genomic window:
- the LOC137977490 gene encoding zinc finger protein 862-like isoform X2, which produces MALSTVLKRPIFSVYPNTNPALRPLIHGLVHPRVSSAADVLPIYILWSRDGNLDNRSGAVYQPNHFVPLVCNVCTPKDNTGSANAPTAPVSAPTAPVTAPTAPVTATTAPVSVPTAPVTAPTAHVSVSTAPVTAPSGGKKAPAIAITSFFSPKSKGSATILKPGTKRPRASSEISDENEVKVKKHPRTSTTHSDTVTRKYNANWKKEFTWVNFDPQKNAMYCTFCQEAGAEIAGKTDFVTGCTSFKKETLSIHGRSHRHTRARDHVLGKQKPASEGPLSAVFQKMRSQNDKDAQKEMTIKINTAYFVAKEELPFTKYKGLVQLQKKNGLEVGVTYANDTKCAEMTGVIGKLLADDVSKKLKEAHFISVLIDGASDVSGIENETIHCKMVQNGRAVTRLIGHKAVENANATGLVQAVESAFGDLEVPNWKEKLTGFGADGASVNVGHKGGVSALLKKDVPHLLEIHCFPHRLELALLSMQRDCHLVTQVYDVLHLVWKTYHYSPKSKRDLKTLGSQLGIDVLQPTRVKGSRWLPHVSRALDVFIQPVKDGDLAKDESQYAAVLQHMEHLSSTSPKAEIKGRALNVARSMKKVQFNLSGCP; this is translated from the exons ATGGCATTAAGTACAGTGTTAAAACGGCCAATTTTTTCTGTTTACCCAAACACAAACCCCGCTTTGAGACCACTGATCCATGGATTGGTACATCCTCGCGTAAGCAGTGCCGCTGACGTTTTGCCGATCTACATTTTGTGGTCAAGAGACGGCAATCTTGACAATCGCTCTGGTGCTGTATATCAGCCAAACCATTTTGTACCACTGGTGTGTAATGTTTGTACGCCCAAGGATAATACGGGCTCTGCTAATGCACCCACGGCTCCTGTTTCTGCACCCACGGCTCCTGTTACTGCACCCACGGCTCCTGTTACTGCAACCACGGCTCCAGTTAGTGTACCTACGGCTCCTGTTACTGCACCCACGGCTCATGTTAGTGTATCCACGGCTCCTGTTACTGCACCTAGTGGCGGGAAAAAAGCTCCAGCGATCGCAATCACCAGTTTTTTTTCCCCGAAGTCTAAAGGCAGCGCCACTATACTGAAACCAGGCACCAAAAGGCCCAGGGCTTCATCTGAGATCAGTGATGAAAACGaggtaaaagttaaaaaacatcCCCGTACTTCCACTACACATAGTGATACTGTTACGCGAAAGTACAACGCCAATTGGAAGAAAGAATTTACCTGGGTAAACTTTGATCCACAAAAAAACGCGATGTATTGCACATTTTGTCAAGAGGCTGGCGCCGAAATAGCAGGCAAAACAGACTTTGTCACCGGCTGTACATCATTTAAGAAAGAAACCCTATCCATTCATGGAAGGAGCCATCGTCACACGCGCGCACGAGACCATGTACTTGGTAAGCAGAAACCAGCATCGGAAGGACCATTAAGTGCAGTTTTCCAAAAAATGCGAAGTCAGAACGACAAAGATGCGCAAAAAGAGATGACGATCAAAATAAATACAGCGTATTTTGTTGCAAAGGAGGAGCTTCCTTTCACGAAATACAAAGGGTTAGTGCAGCTACAGAAAAAGAACGGGTTGGAAGTTGGTGTTACATACGCAAACGATACAAAATGTGCCGAAATGACTGGAGTCATTGGAAAACTTCTTGCTGATGACGTTTCCAAAAAGTTGAAGGAGGCCCACTTTATCTCGGTTCTCATTGATGGTGCTTCAGATGTGTCCGGTATTGAGAACGAGACGATACATTGCAAGATGGTACAGAATGGGCGAGCAGTTACTCGACTAATTGGACACAAAGctgttgaaaatgcaaatgCAACAG GTCTTGTCCAGGCAGTTGAATCAGCATTCGGTGATTTAGAGGTACCAAACTGGAAGGAAAAGTTGACTGGATTTGGGGCTGATGGCGCCTCTGTAAACGTGGGCCATAAAGGAGGTGTTTCCGCATTACTTAAAAAGGATGTTCCCCATTTGCTTGAAATCCACTGTTTTCCTCACCGCCTGGAGCTTGCTCTTCTTAGCATGCAACGGGATTGCCATCTGGTGACTCAAGTTTACGACGTCCTTCATTTGGTGTGGAAAACATACCACTACAGCCCAAAAAGCAAGCGTGATTTGAAGACCCTTGGAAGCCAGCTTGGAATTGACGTGTTGCAGCCAACTCGAGTGAAAGGATCAAGGTGGTTACCACATGTCAGCAGAGCCCTTGACGTGTTCATTCAACCAGTGAAGGATGGAGATTTGGCAAAAGATGAATCACAGTATGCAGCTGTTCTACAGCACATGGAGCACTTATCCTCAACGTCTCCTAAAGCAGAAATCAAAGGCAGAGCATTGAATGTTGCTCGCTCTATGAAAAAG GTGCAATTCAACCTCAGTGGCTGTCCCTGA
- the LOC137977490 gene encoding zinc finger protein 862-like isoform X1: MALSTVLKRPIFSVYPNTNPALRPLIHGLVHPRVSSAADVLPIYILWSRDGNLDNRSGAVYQPNHFVPLVCNVCTPKDNTGSANAPTAPVSAPTAPVTAPTAPVTATTAPVSVPTAPVTAPTAHVSVSTAPVTAPSGGKKAPAIAITSFFSPKSKGSATILKPGTKRPRASSEISDENEVKVKKHPRTSTTHSDTVTRKYNANWKKEFTWVNFDPQKNAMYCTFCQEAGAEIAGKTDFVTGCTSFKKETLSIHGRSHRHTRARDHVLGKQKPASEGPLSAVFQKMRSQNDKDAQKEMTIKINTAYFVAKEELPFTKYKGLVQLQKKNGLEVGVTYANDTKCAEMTGVIGKLLADDVSKKLKEAHFISVLIDGASDVSGIENETIHCKMVQNGRAVTRLIGHKAVENANATGLVQAVESAFGDLEVPNWKEKLTGFGADGASVNVGHKGGVSALLKKDVPHLLEIHCFPHRLELALLSMQRDCHLVTQVYDVLHLVWKTYHYSPKSKRDLKTLGSQLGIDVLQPTRVKGSRWLPHVSRALDVFIQPVKDGDLAKDESQYAAVLQHMEHLSSTSPKAEIKGRALNVARSMKKIWKPFLISAEKKSNV; encoded by the exons ATGGCATTAAGTACAGTGTTAAAACGGCCAATTTTTTCTGTTTACCCAAACACAAACCCCGCTTTGAGACCACTGATCCATGGATTGGTACATCCTCGCGTAAGCAGTGCCGCTGACGTTTTGCCGATCTACATTTTGTGGTCAAGAGACGGCAATCTTGACAATCGCTCTGGTGCTGTATATCAGCCAAACCATTTTGTACCACTGGTGTGTAATGTTTGTACGCCCAAGGATAATACGGGCTCTGCTAATGCACCCACGGCTCCTGTTTCTGCACCCACGGCTCCTGTTACTGCACCCACGGCTCCTGTTACTGCAACCACGGCTCCAGTTAGTGTACCTACGGCTCCTGTTACTGCACCCACGGCTCATGTTAGTGTATCCACGGCTCCTGTTACTGCACCTAGTGGCGGGAAAAAAGCTCCAGCGATCGCAATCACCAGTTTTTTTTCCCCGAAGTCTAAAGGCAGCGCCACTATACTGAAACCAGGCACCAAAAGGCCCAGGGCTTCATCTGAGATCAGTGATGAAAACGaggtaaaagttaaaaaacatcCCCGTACTTCCACTACACATAGTGATACTGTTACGCGAAAGTACAACGCCAATTGGAAGAAAGAATTTACCTGGGTAAACTTTGATCCACAAAAAAACGCGATGTATTGCACATTTTGTCAAGAGGCTGGCGCCGAAATAGCAGGCAAAACAGACTTTGTCACCGGCTGTACATCATTTAAGAAAGAAACCCTATCCATTCATGGAAGGAGCCATCGTCACACGCGCGCACGAGACCATGTACTTGGTAAGCAGAAACCAGCATCGGAAGGACCATTAAGTGCAGTTTTCCAAAAAATGCGAAGTCAGAACGACAAAGATGCGCAAAAAGAGATGACGATCAAAATAAATACAGCGTATTTTGTTGCAAAGGAGGAGCTTCCTTTCACGAAATACAAAGGGTTAGTGCAGCTACAGAAAAAGAACGGGTTGGAAGTTGGTGTTACATACGCAAACGATACAAAATGTGCCGAAATGACTGGAGTCATTGGAAAACTTCTTGCTGATGACGTTTCCAAAAAGTTGAAGGAGGCCCACTTTATCTCGGTTCTCATTGATGGTGCTTCAGATGTGTCCGGTATTGAGAACGAGACGATACATTGCAAGATGGTACAGAATGGGCGAGCAGTTACTCGACTAATTGGACACAAAGctgttgaaaatgcaaatgCAACAG GTCTTGTCCAGGCAGTTGAATCAGCATTCGGTGATTTAGAGGTACCAAACTGGAAGGAAAAGTTGACTGGATTTGGGGCTGATGGCGCCTCTGTAAACGTGGGCCATAAAGGAGGTGTTTCCGCATTACTTAAAAAGGATGTTCCCCATTTGCTTGAAATCCACTGTTTTCCTCACCGCCTGGAGCTTGCTCTTCTTAGCATGCAACGGGATTGCCATCTGGTGACTCAAGTTTACGACGTCCTTCATTTGGTGTGGAAAACATACCACTACAGCCCAAAAAGCAAGCGTGATTTGAAGACCCTTGGAAGCCAGCTTGGAATTGACGTGTTGCAGCCAACTCGAGTGAAAGGATCAAGGTGGTTACCACATGTCAGCAGAGCCCTTGACGTGTTCATTCAACCAGTGAAGGATGGAGATTTGGCAAAAGATGAATCACAGTATGCAGCTGTTCTACAGCACATGGAGCACTTATCCTCAACGTCTCCTAAAGCAGAAATCAAAGGCAGAGCATTGAATGTTGCTCGCTCTATGAAAAAG ATATGGAAGCCCTTCTTGATTTCGGCAGAGAAAAAGTCGAACGTTTAA